In one Brassica oleracea var. oleracea cultivar TO1000 chromosome C9, BOL, whole genome shotgun sequence genomic region, the following are encoded:
- the LOC106315222 gene encoding uncharacterized protein LOC106315222, with the protein MAANQAPIDRAFGITNIKSHIPIILDLEDHNYDAWRELIQTHCLAFDVLGHIDGSTNPTDVHDAQWHKRDSLVKLWLYGTIADKLFRSSFKPGGTSRDIWLRIENQFRKNKEARAIQVDNDLRTLEIGDMTIQAYCQKLKSYSDLLANLDAPVPESTLVMYMLNGLNDRFDNILNVIKHRDPFPTFDAAQSMLEMEEKRVLKFNKSSVTQKDTSSSSTVLTVSEDQDQKPRA; encoded by the coding sequence ATGGCTGCGAATCAAGCACCTATTGACAGAGCTTTTGGTATCACAAACATAAAGTCTCATATTCCGATCATTCTCGATTTGGAAGACCACAATTATGATGCGTGGCGCGAATTGATTCAAACTCACTGTCTAGCTTTCGACGTCCTTGGTCACATTGACGGATCTACCAATCCGACGGACGTCCATGACGCACAGTGGCACAAGCGAGACAGCCTCGTTAAATTATGGTTATATGGAACCATAGCTGACAAACTGTTTCGGAGTTCTTTCAAACCTGGAGGGACGTCCCGAGACATCTGGCTACGCATTGAAAATCAATTCCGTAAAAATAAGGAGGCCCGTGCCATTCAAGTTGATAACGATCTACGCACGCTGGAGATTGGCGACATGACAATCCAAGCATATTGTCAGAAACTGAAGTCATATTCTGATCTGCTCGCAAATCTTGATGCTCCCGTTCCTGAAAGTACATTGGTGATGTACATGCTGAATGGTCTCAATGATCGCTTTGACAATATCCTTAACGTGATAAAGCATCGAGATCCATTCCCAACATTTGATGCCGCACAGTCAATGCTTGAAATGGAGGAGAAGCGTGTCCTCAAATTCAACAAATCTTCGGTTACACAAAAGGACACTTCTTCTTCTTCCACGGTTCTTACGGTTTCAGAAGATCAAGACCAGAAACCACGAGCTTAA
- the LOC106316118 gene encoding uncharacterized protein LOC106316118 produces the protein MSLSRLHKFKLFAANRSLEASAAGNPSMSPTKSPVFHLQRRKTLRMLFEKSSDSRRRNLRQILEESPELDGNSGKKKRGNHRARRKLKELMVTSPSPPFSGGEEIDGGGEARGGTSSVAGGDVTSNGDGRELMTRRFGPSGPVQSFRLRILRKPWRPVLVSIPEQ, from the coding sequence ATGTCACTCTCCAGACTACACAAATTCAAACTGTTCGCGGCAAATCGCAGCTTGGAGGCATCCGCCGCCGGTAACCCCTCAATGAGCCCGACGAAAAGTCCTGTGTTTCATCTCCAGCGACGCAAAACCCTGCGGATGTTGTTCGAAAAGAGCTCCGACAGCCGCAGACGGAATCTCCGTCAGATCCTCGAAGAATCGCCGGAGCTGGATGGAAACTCCGGGAAGAAGAAGAGGGGAAACCACCGTGCGAGGCGTAAACTGAAAGAGCTGATGGTCACATCGCCGTCTCCGCCGTTTAGTGGTGGGGAAGAGATAGACGGCGGCGGAGAAGCGAGGGGCGGGACTTCGTCGGTTGCTGGCGGCGACGTTACTTCTAACGGTGACGGGAGAGAGTTAATGACTCGACGATTCGGTCCTTCCGGTCCGGTTCAGTCATTTCGGTTAAGGATTTTGAGAAAACCTTGGCGACCAGTCCTGGTTTCGATTCCTGAGCAATGA